The following coding sequences lie in one Cannabis sativa cultivar Pink pepper isolate KNU-18-1 chromosome 5, ASM2916894v1, whole genome shotgun sequence genomic window:
- the LOC133037900 gene encoding ATP-dependent Clp protease ATP-binding subunit CLPT2, chloroplastic-like isoform X2 — protein sequence MAAVNASLLSKLPTAAIGRTPETYSPSPNVTFRPRTLLSSWLGTKSFSLQSSSLRPRPLKVRLAAATVSLSLPTAKPETVSSPESIPKWSSRAIKSFGMSELEARKLKFSTTGTEALLMGILVEGTSLAAKFLRASGITLTKVREEAIKLVGKADMFYFSPEHPPLTEEAQRVLDWAIDQKIKSGDGGETTTSYLLLGIWLEANSPGHKILATLGFNDEKVKQLETLLSEPGVDDD from the exons ATGGCCGCTGTTAATGCCAGTCTTCTCTCAAAGCTTCCTACGGCGGCCATTGGAAGAACACCCGAAACCTACTCACCATCTCCGAATGTAACATTCAGACCCAGAACTCTGCTGAGTTCATGGCTAGGCACCAAAAGTTTCTCGCTTCAGTCCTCCAGTCTCCGGCCCCGCCCGCTAAAGGTCCGACTCGCCGCCGCCACAGTTTCACTAAGCCTCCCAACAGC AAAACCAGAGACGGTTTCTTCTCCTGAGAGCATTCCCAA ATGGTCTTCGAGGGCTATAAAGTCATTTGGTATGTCTGAATTGGAAGCTAGGAAGCTAAAGTTTTCAACTACAGGGACTGAAGCCCTTCTCATGGGGATCCTTGTTGAGG GTACTAGTCTGGCTGCTAAATTTTTGAGAGCAAGTGGAATAACACTTACTAAAGTTCGGGAAGAAGCTATCAAGTTAGTTGGGAAGGCAGACATGTTCTATTTCAGTCCTGAGCATCCTCCTTTGACTGAAGAAGCTCAAAGAGTACTTGATTGGGCTAttgaccaaaaaattaaatctg GCGATGGTGGAGAAACTACGACGTCTTATTTGCTTCTTGGCATTTGGTTAGAAGCCAATTCCCCTGGTCACAAAATATTGGCTACTCTTGGCTTCAACGATGAGAAAGTGAAACAGCTGGAGACTTTGTTATCTGAACCTGGAGTTGATGACGATTag
- the LOC133037900 gene encoding ATP-dependent Clp protease ATP-binding subunit CLPT2, chloroplastic-like isoform X1 has translation MAAVNASLLSKLPTAAIGRTPETYSPSPNVTFRPRTLLSSWLGTKSFSLQSSSLRPRPLKVRLAAATVSLSLPTAKPETVSSPESIPNRWSSRAIKSFGMSELEARKLKFSTTGTEALLMGILVEGTSLAAKFLRASGITLTKVREEAIKLVGKADMFYFSPEHPPLTEEAQRVLDWAIDQKIKSGDGGETTTSYLLLGIWLEANSPGHKILATLGFNDEKVKQLETLLSEPGVDDD, from the exons ATGGCCGCTGTTAATGCCAGTCTTCTCTCAAAGCTTCCTACGGCGGCCATTGGAAGAACACCCGAAACCTACTCACCATCTCCGAATGTAACATTCAGACCCAGAACTCTGCTGAGTTCATGGCTAGGCACCAAAAGTTTCTCGCTTCAGTCCTCCAGTCTCCGGCCCCGCCCGCTAAAGGTCCGACTCGCCGCCGCCACAGTTTCACTAAGCCTCCCAACAGC AAAACCAGAGACGGTTTCTTCTCCTGAGAGCATTCCCAA cAGATGGTCTTCGAGGGCTATAAAGTCATTTGGTATGTCTGAATTGGAAGCTAGGAAGCTAAAGTTTTCAACTACAGGGACTGAAGCCCTTCTCATGGGGATCCTTGTTGAGG GTACTAGTCTGGCTGCTAAATTTTTGAGAGCAAGTGGAATAACACTTACTAAAGTTCGGGAAGAAGCTATCAAGTTAGTTGGGAAGGCAGACATGTTCTATTTCAGTCCTGAGCATCCTCCTTTGACTGAAGAAGCTCAAAGAGTACTTGATTGGGCTAttgaccaaaaaattaaatctg GCGATGGTGGAGAAACTACGACGTCTTATTTGCTTCTTGGCATTTGGTTAGAAGCCAATTCCCCTGGTCACAAAATATTGGCTACTCTTGGCTTCAACGATGAGAAAGTGAAACAGCTGGAGACTTTGTTATCTGAACCTGGAGTTGATGACGATTag